The Oreochromis niloticus isolate F11D_XX linkage group LG18, O_niloticus_UMD_NMBU, whole genome shotgun sequence DNA window CTTTGGGTCCTTCCACTGAGCTCTTCAGCAGTCCTGCTCCACCACCACATGAGTCCAGGCTCCCTCTGATCTAAACACTGAGGACCGCTCACACatttctgcagcagcagggagtTTCCAGTCAGCAGAGTTCATGAGTTCACATATTTTCTTTCACAGGGAACTGCAGCAACATTTCAACATCACATCTTCTTTAGATTTTATAATCTTACAGAGATTATAAAAGACAAAAGTATGACTTTGGACGCAGGATTATACAATAGAAAACTTTAAATCTGATGAACCAGCAAAGACAGACTCCACATAGCTGCTGTAAACCAAGAAGAAAACACATGGAGGAAACCTGACAGCATTACTGTATATGTGTGAAACCAACAAGGCAAAACAAGCAAAGAgtaaatatcaaatatatcaGGAAGTGGGGACAAGGAAAGTACTAGAAATTCAGAGGATTAGATAGACGGGGAAGCATCAGAAACATGAGGAAATactaaagagaagaaaaacagaggagGAACTGTGAATGTGACAACCTGAGAGATTTGAACTAAAGACATGCTGGAACAGTGGGGACGTGATTTTCTCACTTTATTGTTTTGTACAAGAATATTTAAGGAATTCACACAGCTCAGTCAGACAGCATGTGGTCAATATAATGTCACTGGCCCATGGTCAATGAAGCTGATGGAGGAAATTAGAGATGACCTGGAACCTGTGATCAGAACCAGGTCCTGCATTTTTAGCTTCTGAGCTtgatacaagcagcagaaattaacAGTTGGTCTTCTTTCTTTTATATTCATAATCTTTTgacaaacaaacatttgtgtTAGTTGAAATTTGGCAACTCAAACTGGTGCTGCTTGAAAGCTAACTCTTGGTCTGGTTTATGTCCTGAGTCCAACACACTGATCATGAAGAAGTTTTGGATTTTTAATGAAGGGCTTTCCCCTGACGCTGCTTCTTCAGGAAATCATCTAATCTATACTTATTATCTGTCCTAATGCAACGTTTACCTGCAGGCCAGGTTTGACACAGCATTGCTGAGCGGCCTCATTCTTCTGCTGTGAGTCAGAAAGAAAATGAtctctcagttcaaactttgaCACTGGCAGTCCCATCCTGAAGCAGGACACAAACAGCCTGAAACTGTGACCTACTCCAGTATTTCAGGGTTCCTTCCAACTAATGTTAGATAGactttaaaaagcacaaaactTCCATCCAACAACCAAACACAAGCCCAGGTTTGGTGCAAAAGTGCAAACAGACAGAACCCGTTCCAGGGAAACAACTCTCTTGTCCACCAGGAAAAATCCCAACATAAAGGCATCAAGCTGGGGGAAACAGATGTATCCACCCTTGGGTTATCGCCAGGGCCTCCAACTTTGGCTGCCACCTAACCCACATTGCTCTGGTTGTCTGTGGTCCATCCACTCACAGAGTGCCTGGCTGCAAAGCACGCTCTGTGGAGCCCCTCCCCTGGGCCTGGTCCAGCTTAGAGCCTCAGAAACCCCATCCCACGTACCCAGACATGGTCCACTGGTCAATGCAGCATGGATGTCTTCTGATTTATTCTTAGTCTTACCCCTCACTCAGGACCAGTGTGCATATAGGGACCCTACCAGGGGCAAATTACCATTGAAAACAGAGCTCCTGGTATCGTTTGGCATCATATCCCTCCACCATGATAAGGTGGGGATTCGTGGAGGAACATTACATCAAGTAGTTCCTGAATTATCTCTAAACATGTTCATGAGTTAATCAGTGAAGAAGCAAACATATCACCTGTGTAAAGGAAAGTGAGCCTCATTCCTGTGTTTGTTCTGGCATATTGTGAAACCAGTTCAGTGAGTTTCTTTTCAGGACACTGGAAACCTCCCAAACAGCCAAAGCAAAACCAGTTTGGTCCAAAGAATTCAGCCTTCACGTTATCTTCAAGAAAAACAATTCTAACTAGATTCCAGCTTAGTATAAAAGAGGAcccagtcagtcagtcagtcagtcagtcagtcagtcagtcagtcagtcagcagGTGTCTCCAGTTCAGGTAAAGTTGAGTCCTTCTCTTCTGAGCAGTCTGAGCTCTTTAATCAGAGGACAACCAGGACTCAGCATCTCTGCTGTAAGTCTCTGATTCTTCATTTCTCATTTGTCTTAGCAGCAGCAGTAGATGTTTCTGTTTGAAGGAGGTTTTTCTTTCATCTGTCACATCAGAGATGGAGAATGTTGCAAAGAAAGAAGACATGAGAGGAACatgattattttgttttcatattgtgaaacatcTCGGGACAGAAATTAAATTATTCCGATTTTATGTTAGTGAAAGTGTTAAGTTTGCAGTACTGTGGTAAAGCTGAGAGGGGTAAACTTGGACTGGTGAAGAGTAGCTGTGCTGCTTGCATACATTTAATCAGAGATTGTTTAACTGTAAGGTGCTGTTTGAGTTAATTCACtaaattctatgtttttaggtttttcatGGTGGCTAGAAGCTGGAAATATGTAACATCTGAATTCGGTCGgttaaatccacaaagagcagcttcagctgatcacagcctggaTACAAAGAAACACTGAGTGGAGCTACAGTGTCTCATTTCCAAGTCCCCCACGCTGCCCCACTGCACCTGGGCTTACAGTTTCCCCACCTGCCAAATCTCACGTTAATGCCTGAGTAGGATCCCGTGTATCTACATTCAATAGTCTTCAGGTTTATTAGGCTCAAGTCTTATTATCAATTATTCAGTATCAGCAATACATTTTCTCAttgatattattttaaaaatcagtccTGAATAATCCACAAGAAGCAGAGATGATGTGATGTGACACGTTCTGTTCCTCCAGCTCAAAAGGTCCTCTGATTTCTTTCCAGGTCAAAGATGGAGACGTGGACAGACAGTCGGGGTAAAAAAGTATGTTACTGTATAATTCATATTAGATATGTTGATTGTTTGATCTTAGCCTCTTGTAGTAACTTTCaaaccaataataataataattactgcAAAtgactgcatttaaaaaaaatcagcttgtGTTAAAATGATCTGAAGATTTTCCATTTTGTCTCTCAGATTTACCCAGTGACTCAACAATCGCAGTCAAATCGCATCGCCCTGCTGATCAATACTGAAACGTTTACTACAAGTTTATACAAATGTAGAGCTGCGAAAGATGAGAAAGTCATGCAAAATCTACTTCAAACTCTTGGATATGAGGTAGTGAGATGTGGGGACATTACTGCAAAGGTAacttttaaaagcagaaaatatttcttcacttgCACCCAGTTTTACAAACTGGTTAAATGATCCAGTGACTGATTTGTTCTCACAGATGATCGATAAACCTCTGAAAGAATTTTCTGAACACCCAAAACTGGCCCTCACAgacagtgtgtttgtgactTTGGTGTGTTATGGAGGCACGGGAACTGAGGAGTTTGAAATTGACCAAATCTTTCAGCTCTTAAACACAAAGAACTGTCCTGCACTGAAGGACAAACCAAAGATCATCATTATTCACGCCTGCAGAGGAGGTGATTCTCATCTGTCCTCACACACCCAACAAACAGCATGAATGAATTTACTGTTAATATTTGTTCATTTGAAAAGGTAAAAGATCAACACGTTTCAAtaagtctgtgtgtttgtttcagtgGGGGAGGAATCGGCGGATTTACTTGATAGAAAACAATTTGTGCCCACAGACGACATCGAATCTCTGTCAGTGAACTCTGTCAAAGGTCCTCGGGCACAGAATGAAAAGGATTTCATCATTTTTCATTCCAGCACCACTTGTAAGTGCACCACCTTCCAATAAGTAACATTTATAACGATCAAACACCGCCTAACTACAGATATGATCTGTTTCTGTTTGCTTGCAGGCACAGGTTCATACAAACATGAAACATACGGTTCGGCCTTTATCCAACATATCTTTGAGGCTGTCAGGAAGCACTGCCTTACAGATGACATTGAGGAAATATTCAGAATGGTAAGTTTGGCAAGTGGAATATATGGAATACACAAATACATACTACAAGAggttatctatctatctatctatctatctatctatctatctatctatctatctatctatctatctatctatctgataTTAAAAATGCACTCGTAAAGGCCTGAACTGAGCCCACACTCAGAAACACAGGGTCTTGTGTTGCCGACAATAAAATCGACCTCTGTGTGTGGAATCATGTTAAAGTGCAGTCTAACCAACAGGTCATGCAAAGCTTTGAAGAATTCCCATCTGAACAGATGCCAACCAAAGAGAGAGACACTCTGACAAAGCGCTTCTACCTGTTTCAAAGTTAGTGTTACAGATTTTTGATGTGACTTTAaaattttgtgttgttttgggaTGACAGGACACATGAGACTGCATGAAATGTTCAGTATGGTTTattcacacatttcacacattaTTCACATCGATGAGCGACTGATGGAACTAAAAagtaaagatgatgatgatgatgatgaacaaaacagaaaagtatCCCACAACATTAATTTCCCAGTGGACAGCTCTGTGTGGCATCAGTCCATATGAGAGACCTCGATGATCCCACATGGCTTCAATAatgaggtccaggctctgagGAAGCCGGTGCATGGCTcacagtgtttcattgtgttttctATCCagctatgcttttactgcattgtcagtgtgtttggggctgaaaaatgaaaccatTAACAACCAGAAGCTTTCCTGATGGTACTTTAAGGTGGCTGAAAAATCTGATGGAACTTTTCTGAGTTCACAGTTCACCTGATCGACACAGCAGCTGTCAACAACCATCTATACTCCAGTTATGTTGAGTCTTCCCAGGCACCTCAACCGCTACTCACATCTTGCGTCCGGTGATCTCAATGGGTCACATGATAGAGTGAGGCGAGGTTTCACCATAGTCTCATccaaaacctctgctgataatgacccACACCTTTTTTCATAACTTGGATCTTGTGATGAGGCACATTATCAATAGTGTGCTAATGATCCTCTTAAGTGGACAACTCCCACTAGAGTTTAAATACTGAAGGAGAACCCTCTTCAAAAAACTTAATGGGGTCCAGTCGCCGTTTTCCAAAGCTGCTTAGATTGAATAAACGGTTCTTATTTAACTCTTTTCTACTTGATCTGAGGACGCAAAGTGCTTTatgcaacttgcctcattcacctatTCTATGTAAgagctttctatctaacatgcACACATATTTATATTCTGATGGATGCGTTGAATCCATCAGTCTTCTTCAGTAGTTTATGTAGATAATTACTAAAAGTGACCATCACAAGCAGAGGACGAATGTCAGCACATCAAAGTCTCTTGGTGGCTTTGCTGCTTTCACTCAACTGATATATGAGGAAAAAACAGTTTGAGTTCCTACTTTTGTTCtatctcatttaaaaaaaaacatgtaggTGGTGTgaaaattttaatatttgattttaaaagAGCAATTCTGATTCAAGATGCACCTGAAGAAGTGAAGCAGTGGTCTGCAGGAAAGGAGTCTCTAAACAGGTATGAACAGATCCCTGCCACCTTCACTcagcctgtttgtttgttttatgcagATGTAAGAGTTACATGAAGTCTTCCCTCTATAACAGTATGAGTGATGCGACGTCCATGTTAGCATGTTGCCAACGACTGTGCTGGTTTGACCCCTCCTCTCCCTGCAGGGTGGAGCCTGATGGCGTCCGACGGGTGAGCTCGGGTCTGAAGAAGTGTAAGTTTGATTTTATGATGATTCTTggaaacaaaacagcacaaatccAACCATCTTTAAACTATTGTGTCGCTCATTTATATCTCTGATATCAGGAGTCACCATCAAAGAGCCGATCAATGAATAGATGAtcgatcaataactgcagctggatttatttgttctctccatcagattcctatcaactcacaatcgacccAAACACAGTATACAAATGGATCCacctgtctgacaacaacagaaaGGTAATGCGTTTGAATGCACAGCAgccatatcctgatcatccagagaGATTTGACCGCCCTCAGCTGCTGTGCACAAATGGGCTGACTGGTCATTGTTACTGGGAGGTTGAGTGGAGTGGATATGTTTCTATAGCAGTGAGCTACAAAGGAATCAAGAGGAGAGGACACAGTGATGACTGCTTGTTTGGACTGAACagtcagtcctggagtctggacTGCTCTTACTCTTACTCTGTCTTGCATAATAACACAGAAACCTTCATCCCCAACGACGTTatctctaacagagtagcagtgtatgtggaccatcctgctggcactctgtccttctacagtaTCTTCTTGGActctctgatccacctccacaccttcaacaccacattcactgaacctctGTATCCTGGATTTGGAGTCTGGTCTCATAATTCCTCAGTGAGAATAATGAAGCCAGTCCATGTACACTGCTATCCTCcaacagagtagcagtgtatgtggaccaTCCTGCTGGCACAGCTTTTCCTCTGACACTCCGATCCATCTCTGATGCAAACAACCTCTGTATCCTGGATCTGAAGCTTGGTTTCATAATTCTTCAGTGAGTCTGTGCTTAGTTCAGTATAAAAACTCTCCTCTGAAAAGCACTGCTAAATAGACCTTTCAGTCTGCACTCAAAAACActttcagattcatggattcaatgatttaatgttttaaactgCTCTAAATGATTCCTTCTTCATTTCAATCCGTTGAAGATTGAAGCTTCCAGCAACCGTAGAGTGTGAGCCAGGGTACAACCTGGACAGGTCACAAATCTGATACAGGGCTAACATTAACTTTAttccactaactgcatgtctttggactgtgagaggaagctgGAGCACGCAGAGAGAATCCAAATAAACAAGGTgagaacatacaaactccacacaTGAAGGTGAAGGTGAACTCAGGACCTTGTTGCTGTGAGGTaacggtgctaaccactgcaccaaaGCTCTTCTGACATTGGTCTGAGAAAATATTTTGCACTGCTGATCAGAAAGAGAAATCCCTGCTTGAACAATGTTCTTTGTGTGATAAAGACTAAATATATATTGATATTCAATTTTCTATACTGATGTGCTTTGTGTGAAGTGTATTTCTTCTGGTTCGAGTATCTTAAAATCACTGATACAAAAACCAAGTTTTTCCTCACCTGGAGCCTTTTAATGAGAGCTTTAGATGAGAAATTCATCATGATGTttaaattgaattcaattttatttacacagcaccaaatcacaacaacagtcgcctcaaggtgctctatattgtaaggtagaccctgcaataatacatacagtgagaaacccaacaatcatatgaagTCCAGATATGTAATAGTCATTAACACGATCAGACCCATGAGTGGTTTTAATCTTAGGAAGTTTATACAACAACTTGTAGCACCAACTTTAGTTAAATGAGACTGCACAACATGAAATGCAGACTACAGAATTTCAGTTCACTTTAATAATACTGAATGAGAGGAACAGCAGCTAACTATGTCGTCTACATAAACCTGGAACAGTGTTTCTTGATAGGCTGCTGACACTGCGCTGGTTGCCTGGGATCACGAAACTCTCAGGGTTTGCCTGCTCTCGTTGTACCTAACTGAGGTAGTCTGGGTAAACTTAGGCACAAGATTCACTGGCTTAGTCTGGTGTCCTTGGAGCACCCAGGCAAGGAGGCAGGACTGAGCCACGGGGCAGTCTTCCAAGAGGAAGAGGGAGCATGGCTCCTCATCCTCCGACCACAACCACACCAATGCTGAAGCTGGTTTATTCAtggaattcaattcaattcaattcaattcaattcaattttatttatatagcgccaaatcacaacaaaagtcgcctcaaggcgctttatattgtacagtggatcgtacaataataaatacagagaaaaacccaacaatcatatgaactGTCTGGAATGCCGAATAACAGGAGCTCTTACAAGCTGGGCACCAGCGTCAAAGCTTGAATGCTGGGTGGCTCACAGTCCGTTGGCCCTGGGGCAGCAGTGATGGTGTTGACCTGGGTGACtggtgcaataagactgctgaTTAAGAAGGCAGCAACAGACAAACTCCAGAAAATTAATCTGCAGTCAACCAGGGAAGACATGATGGTAGGTCAACACAGACTGACACAGACACTGAGGAATAAACAGCACTATTTAAAACAAACGAGGGTTAGAGGTATTAGGAGAAACAAGAGTGTAACAAGACGCAGGTGATGATCATCAAAAGCAATGAGACAGAAGGTAAAACTAGACAAGCAACTGTCAGCACGTCAGAACCTTAAACTAGGGGAGTTGACACAAGAGGATAAGATTGAAAAGGGAACAAATTAAACTCTGAACCAGGTGAATAAAATTATTGCAAATACTTTGTGTTACAAATGTTTTTCAGAGTCACCTATTTTAATGCAGCCCTTCACACTGACAGTGTAATTTTGCAGGATTAACTAATTTTTTTGGATCAAGTTTGAAATTTCATATTTATCAAATTTCATGATTTTTGCTTGTAGATTAACAGATCGGACCGTTCAGACACTGCAGTACGCAACAATCAGTTCAATCACCTCTTCTTTCTCCTGAGATGAAGCCAAAATGTTCGTTTCTTTCTTTGCGTGTTTAGAAGCATCTGGACCTGCTCATCATCACTCATGTCCACTTCTTACACTTACAGTGCATTTTTGAGGAACACCTTTACTGTGTATATATCAAGGTTATTATAGTTAACTAATATAATCTACATGTGAAAAGCATTTTGgttaactaaaacaaaaataaaaactagacctgaaatgattttgtgaacttggaaaaaagaaaagaaagaccaACAGTGGAAATGCCCGTAGTTTAAATATTTGTGAATTTGATCAAATGTGTTCAAAACGTGCTTTATGAGGCTTTATGAGGCTTTATGTGATGTTTGCCCTCcaggcaataataattaataaagactaaaactaaaacagacaatgacagttaaaaataaatatttttaaaagttgaaaactaaactgaaatgatTAAACTCAATCTAAAAACTTATTAAACCTACATTGAATTAAAAGTCAAATGTGATGGTCTCTCAGTCCTCTCCAGCTGATTTCTCGGTTTGTttgctgtctgtctctctactttagttttctctctctcctctgtctgtgttcctttgttgttgtttgtgttccTGAGTGGGCCTCACCTCAGGTTGCTGCCGCTGGCTGTCATTCTTCACTGGACTGTTGAATTAGAGTTAGTGAAGCCCTGGCTCCTTCTGCtcagtgtttgtgctgctgctgatgcttCAAGATACTTGCTGTGTGTTTCTTCTGTGTAGATTCCTGGTTTCTATCTTCCCAGGTGTGTGGTAAGACAAACCCTGAGTTGAGAGAGTGTTGTGTGGACTCCCTTCCTCCCTGGAGTCCCTGGAGCACTATACCCCTCCAATGAACTTTCCAAATCATATATTGTAGTCCAACCTGCCTAccaacacaaatacaaaaagtcaaggtgaaaaaaaaaaactaactagAAAGTACAAAAGTACAGGCAATCTGGCATATACATTACACAGCAAGTTTGCAACACACTCAGCATGTAAAGGCCTTAAGActggtgctttatattgtaaggtagaccctacaataatcagacccaagaTCATGACATGTACAGCCGATATTTGACAGAATCTGTCCTCTGTGTTGGAAAGGCTGTCAACTGTGTGTGGGAGCCCCCTTGTGGCGAGAGAGCACAGTTGCACTATTGAGCACATGTTCCAGGGATCAGAGTTTGAATTAACATATAGCAAGAGCCACCTGGCAGACTGACTCAGCAGGGGATGTCTACACACGGTGTGAGCCGTGTGCATCGCTAAAGAACTGTGAGTAGACGTTCCTTTACCTGTTTGTACTTTTCTCTCACTGCAGAGGTGAGTGTTAGAACACAGAAAAGTCTCATTGTGACAAgatttgatcagaaaataaaaaccaaagagGAGACACAGAGATTCAGGGAGGAGCTGAGCTGCAACTGAAGAACAGATGAGAGAGAGAAACCTCCACATTCAACAGAGTTCAACACACAGAAGATTCACTTTATTCAACATGTTGATGTTGGACTGTTATGAAACTTCTCTGTTAATCATCATGATTCTAACAGGTACATGACAATCTGCATGTGAAAAAACTTGATCctaatattttaattattatttatgatttctttgtataaaacacaatatttacaGATTTCTGTTCCtttaggtgtcagctgtcaaCAACTCACTGCAAGCAAAACTGAAGAGTCCAGTTTGGAAGGCAGCACAGTTACTCTGTCCTACAGATACTCCAGACAAGCAACTGGAGGTGACGAGTTTTACTGGTATCGACAATATCCTGGAAAACCACCAGAGTTCCTAATCTTTAATTTGGGAACACAAACCACAACAAATTCCAAACTTTCTGTCAGAATGGTCGATGACAGAAATGGTCTGAACCTTcagatctcctctgctgcagtgacagactctgctgtgtactactgtgctgtgaggcccacagtgacaggaaacaccaaaactctgtacaaaaacctttggagcaaagacaacagaatactccacaacatccactagagggagccacacactgttacactTCTCTGGGAGTGTAGACTCCTTGAGAGAATGAGACACAGCTATGATGAAGAACTTTAGCAGCGGCAATAATGTCACATGAGTCTCCTCCTGAGTCTTGTAATTAAAGTGTTCAGCTCAGGGGGAAGTCTGTCCTATAGCAGCAGAGGAGCAGAGCTGGAAGAAACACAGCTGTGGGAACGTTTCTGTTTCAAACCAAACACtcatctttctttgttttgttttgctcacaGAATATTAAGAATATTTTAATAGATAATTTTATCTCTTGCAGATGATTCATTCAGCAGATTACAACtagaaaacatatttttacGGGAGGCTATGATTAACCTGAAGTTGCTCTTTgagtataaatgtgtgtgaaagGGTGAACGAGGTGTGTTGTATGAAGCACTCTGAGTGCTCAAgtgaagtagaaaagtgctttatGAGAACCAGTACGCTAAAGCTGATAAATGGAGCAAGACTTGCTTTTCTTGATTTTACTGAAGCTCTTTATAAACCTTTTCCTTCTCAagacttttttattttgtatgaaaaatgaaaataaattattagCTAATACACACATCTTAATGCCAGGCTTAATAATTAGCCTACTTTAAAAACATGCACATTACATTACATGACCTAAAAGGTGGTGTCAAAGACATATCCACATTCTATGTCCTGTATTAAATATGTTCTATCTGAACATATTTAATACTCACAAAGATGAAAGTTTCCCAAGGCACAAGCATGTACATGAGCTATTTCCTCTTTTATTCCTGCTGAAACATTTGTTCACAACATTACTGGAGAAGATACGCCAAAGACAGGTTCATGGCGAGAGCGCTACTGTTGCTCAATGCATAACACAACAGAGATCATTTGTGATACACGTCTTCCTCTGATCAGATTTCAAAGCCAAAACATTTTAGAATAAATTTACTTACAATATTTATTAACTACACACTTATTTATTAGCTTTATGTAACTAAATCATGTCATGAACTAATTACTGTCTTTGACCAAAAGGCATAGGCACAGTTTTTAATGATATAAATGAATCCCAAAGTGTAACTGAGAGCAGagcaaacacagagcagagaggaggagcagagattcagggaggagctgagctgttactgaactatagaagagagaaaaacctccacattcaacagagttcaacacaaaacaaactttatGTTCCTCAACATGCTGTCATTACatcactgtgtgtttcctctgaTTCTTCTCACTCTCACAGGTATGCTCACCTACACAGGAAACTATGTTCAATTCAAATAATTACTGTAAATTTCGTGTAACTGATTAATAACAGATACTGCTTTTTCTTCAGTTATCAGCTGTGAAGAACTCACTccaaccaaagaagaagaatttaCTTTAGAAGGCAGCACTGTTACTCTGTCCTATACATACTCCAAAGCTGCTGTTGGAACTGATTACTTCTTCTGGTATCGACAATATCCTGGAAAACCACCAGAGTTACTGATATATCATTTACCATCAGGAGAAGTAATGAAAGAAGAAATCTCTGGACTGTCTGTTAATGTAAGCGCAGATAAAACACTGATGACTCTTcagatctcctctgctgcagtgacagactctgctgtgtactactgtgctgtgaggcccacagtgacaggaaacaccaaaactctgtacaaaaacctttggagacaacagaatactccacaacatccactagagggagccacacactgttaaacctctgattcttgtgtcattggactgatgacaaagacaacagagaaatgaagcagtaaagatcagagacagagacagagctgctgtggaagcacaaaactatttgattggctgagctGTTAAACTGGCCCCGCCCACTGAAGTTGAGCTCATCCAATGACATTATTTGTTGGTCATTGTGCTGCAGCGGAAGaacattgttcatgtgctgtctgtctggctttaataactccaaagacatgttgctgcacctctttttgcttctatctcacattataggtgagtttaagaacagggattaaagtttagttgaagctgctgcattaagcagatatacagactgcatttcactacttttcttctttctttttccaggactcacagctggagactcaatcactcctcaacaaactgaagtcactgaaacagaaggaaaatctgTCAAACTCACATGTAACTATGAGACAACTTATACACTTCCAGAGCTTCACTGGTACAGACATCATTCTGACCTTCAGGCTCCTCAGTTTATACTCTGGAAAGGAGCCAAAGACTACAGTGGTTCTCAATATATTCCTGATAAACGTTATAAAACCCAGACATCAGATACATCAACTACTCTGACCATAACAGCCCTAACCctggcagacacagctctctactactgtgctctagaaacacagtgatacaaagtgtagaagaggctgtacaaaaacctgaacacagatatctgactactcttcaaagaggagggaagtggtattcaaagcacagcttcatatcagatggattctgctaattcctgttttatcagagtcactgtggttacagctgctaatgaaacactgtgggaggattcacatgagcagcaaatccacatcaaccacaaaccaacCGTGGGCTCAGCCTGCA harbors:
- the LOC102079862 gene encoding caspase-1-like, which produces MPESKMETWTDSRGKKIYPVTQQSQSNRIALLINTETFTTSLYKCRAAKDEKVMQNLLQTLGYEVVRCGDITAKMIDKPLKEFSEHPKLALTDSVFVTLVCYGGTGTEEFEIDQIFQLLNTKNCPALKDKPKIIIIHACRGVGEESADLLDRKQFVPTDDIESLSVNSVKGPRAQNEKDFIIFHSSTTCTGSYKHETYGSAFIQHIFEAVRKHCLTDDIEEIFRMVMQSFEEFPSEQMPTKERDTLTKRFYLFQNAPEEVKQWSAGKESLNRVEPDGVRRVSSGLKKYSYQLTIDPNTVYKWIHLSDNNRKVMRLNAQQPYPDHPERFDRPQLLCTNGLTGHCYWEVEWSGYVSIAVSYKGIKRRGHSDDCLFGLNSQSWSLDCSYSYSVLHNNTETFIPNDVISNRVAVYVDHPAGTLSFYSIFLDSLIHLHTFNTTFTEPLYPGFGVWSHNSSVRIMKPVHVHCYPPTE